The Sinomicrobium kalidii genome contains a region encoding:
- a CDS encoding pyridoxamine 5'-phosphate oxidase family protein, with the protein MANFDITPLNKLVRGPKRASYDREQIYDILDGKFLCHIGYSWQGKTVVIPTAYGRKQDKIYIHGSLKNRMMLSLTEAGEACISVTHLDGLVLARSAFHHSANYRSVNIFGKVKNIEGKKEKMQALKCILNHMVPDHWEYVRHPNDKELSATMVLEISIDTASAKVRTGDAVDEKEDHELPVWAGIIPISETVGEPVYDPLLPDTIKAPESVLNYVKNNNP; encoded by the coding sequence ATGGCAAATTTCGATATAACACCGTTAAACAAACTGGTAAGAGGACCGAAAAGGGCTTCTTATGACAGGGAACAGATCTACGACATCCTGGACGGAAAGTTCCTCTGCCATATCGGTTATTCCTGGCAGGGAAAGACCGTTGTTATTCCCACCGCCTACGGCAGGAAACAGGATAAAATATACATTCACGGTTCCCTGAAAAACCGGATGATGCTTTCACTTACCGAGGCCGGGGAAGCCTGTATTTCAGTTACCCATCTGGACGGACTGGTCCTGGCGCGTTCGGCATTTCACCATTCGGCCAATTACCGTTCGGTCAACATATTCGGAAAAGTAAAAAACATCGAAGGGAAAAAGGAAAAAATGCAGGCCCTGAAGTGTATCCTTAACCATATGGTCCCGGATCACTGGGAATACGTAAGACATCCCAATGACAAGGAGCTCAGTGCTACCATGGTCCTGGAAATTTCGATAGATACCGCTTCAGCCAAAGTACGGACCGGGGATGCAGTTGATGAAAAAGAAGATCATGAACTTCCTGTCTGGGCAGGGATAATCCCCATATCGGAAACTGTCGGAGAACCTGTTTACGATCCTTTGCTTCCGGATACTATAAAAGCCCCGGAATCTGTTTTGAATTATGTAAAAAACAATAACCCTTAA
- a CDS encoding RagB/SusD family nutrient uptake outer membrane protein: MKKLLIISVFITVGMTGCESFLDKTDPTATTFQEFFVDEDDLRRVTYSSFYDVFTHHSNRRTLLYMKDGRSDNAYARSEGDHHLRIANGTINSNTRAFEYYYTLRLKHVGRLNTYIANIDVPYVEDEAIRARYKSILEGLRVWHYFEMTARWGDVPFLLEPTTVEGAKLEPTPREEILDRLFQMSEEIADRLPSEEYTTNKYMFNKYSFKALVMRYALYNERYELAARLAREIMDSGNYSLHPDYRDLFQYEGATTNNEFIQHQDIESFSGSTTYSFRDLGPHFRTGNGESYCVPLKSLVDSYWTLQGRPIDECPLHTKEEYELDPKLNRDPRYEASIMGHGDEFYGETIDIYNSNNPMFHENQRASRSGYWFRKFVSEADAFRNGNLTYGLLRYAEVLLTYAEAKIMMNDVDNLARNCINRVRERAGLDMTVADVTLPHYSAYTQQQWIDLIRNERRIEFAGEGLRYDDIIRWGIAEDVLNKPALGHTRMVNGEKMSLKIEDRSFAPYNYLWPFHESSLKVNPNLKQNPGY, from the coding sequence ATGAAGAAATTACTTATTATTTCCGTTTTTATAACCGTGGGAATGACCGGCTGTGAATCTTTCCTGGACAAGACCGACCCCACGGCTACCACTTTCCAGGAGTTTTTTGTCGATGAGGACGACCTGCGCCGGGTAACCTACAGTAGTTTTTATGATGTATTTACCCATCACAGCAACAGGAGGACCTTGCTGTACATGAAAGACGGCAGAAGTGACAATGCCTATGCCCGTTCCGAAGGCGACCACCATCTTCGTATCGCCAACGGAACCATAAACAGCAATACGCGTGCGTTCGAATATTACTATACTTTGCGGCTCAAGCACGTGGGGCGGTTAAATACCTATATCGCCAATATCGATGTACCCTATGTGGAGGACGAAGCCATCCGGGCCCGCTATAAGAGCATACTGGAAGGCCTCCGGGTATGGCATTATTTTGAAATGACCGCCCGCTGGGGTGACGTTCCTTTCCTGCTTGAACCTACTACCGTCGAAGGGGCTAAACTGGAACCTACCCCCAGGGAAGAAATACTGGACCGGTTATTTCAAATGTCGGAGGAAATAGCAGACAGGCTTCCTTCGGAAGAATATACGACCAATAAGTACATGTTCAATAAGTATTCCTTTAAGGCATTGGTCATGCGTTATGCCCTTTACAACGAACGGTACGAACTTGCAGCACGGTTGGCCAGGGAGATCATGGACAGCGGAAATTACAGCCTGCACCCCGATTACAGGGACCTGTTTCAATACGAAGGGGCTACCACCAATAACGAATTTATCCAGCACCAGGATATCGAAAGTTTCAGCGGAAGCACTACCTATTCGTTCCGCGACCTGGGGCCACACTTCAGAACGGGGAACGGGGAATCCTATTGCGTGCCGTTGAAGTCGCTTGTGGATTCATACTGGACCTTACAGGGGCGCCCCATAGACGAATGCCCGCTCCATACCAAAGAAGAATATGAACTGGATCCCAAACTGAACCGCGATCCCCGCTATGAAGCCAGTATCATGGGGCACGGCGATGAGTTTTACGGGGAAACCATAGATATCTATAATTCTAATAACCCGATGTTTCACGAAAACCAGCGGGCCAGCCGTTCCGGCTACTGGTTCCGGAAATTCGTGTCGGAGGCCGATGCTTTCCGAAACGGTAACCTGACCTACGGGCTGTTGCGTTATGCCGAGGTACTTCTCACTTATGCGGAAGCAAAGATCATGATGAACGACGTGGATAACCTGGCCAGGAACTGTATCAACCGGGTCAGGGAAAGGGCAGGTCTGGATATGACCGTAGCCGATGTCACCCTGCCGCATTACAGCGCCTATACGCAGCAGCAATGGATAGACCTGATCAGGAATGAACGCCGTATCGAGTTTGCCGGGGAAGGCTTGCGTTATGACGATATCATCCGTTGGGGAATAGCGGAAGACGTACTTAATAAACCTGCTTTGGGACATACAAGGATGGTCAATGGCGAAAAGATGTCACTAAAGATCGAAGACCGTTCATTTGCCCCGTATAACTATTTGTGGCCTTTTCACGAAAGCAGCCTGAAGGTAAACCCGAATCTCAAACAGAATCCGGGGTACTGA
- a CDS encoding TonB-dependent receptor translates to MKLAVLFTVVSFFQLQAFSSYGQKTKVTLHMENEPLEEIFKAIESQTEYKFFYNLDDVDTRKNVSIKADKKQLNRILDELFKKSDVNYKVVNEQIVLTRKRSPVFRYGNTNNLRYQQDMIYGTVTDEQGEPLLGVTVLVKGTNVGTTTNEDGYYQLAVREEAVLMFSMIGYKSEEIRTEGRTQIDIFLKEASTALDEVVVTGYSTIEKQHVASSVAEMNMDRAVNRPIFKLQEAFSGTLPGVTLLQGNNMPGEVPGTISIRGISTLQNETPLVIIDGMEQSLTDIDPNQVKSISVLKDAASASLYGSRGANGVIIIETKRGTTGQFKVDLHTWAAISDPIDLPDFVNSANYMRINNEARTMQGQTPLFTEEDISQADQGLYPDVDWLDEIMERRAHSYNASASISGGGGVGTFNLMLGYITDMGLNVNEGSEKFSARFNTNINIDDKFVLMADFYAHRLRVDRLMANTDGHGLYEDAWKMNPTQEIFYDSDLPEHYVLYNDLNPVASIHHGGLRNNIYDRSTINLRPRYFITDNFSIDGNVSYMINKSAWKEKRQTFKFFDGDGKPAATWENSVGAEQGVSVSQITARANINYEQALRKNQDKLYLIAGSEIMNYNYTDYREISKASFFGKLNYSFDNRYILEMTARTDGSSKFAPGHRWGFFPSAALAWNLHNEDFLSGLRENGTINNLKIRLSYGLIGNENVDPYLWQEVVNNWGWTMRVPNPNFTWEKQRQGNIGLDLTVLNNRLSLTAEVYKKHSYDLIYSSFTVPPLTGSHSLESSVNIGEVENKGWEVSANWSDQAGDFSYSIGAMLFDNRNKVLKAGYSESDTLVFKGNADKVWYKGIAIDNFYGYESDGYFQTREEVEATTAKLPNTLPGDIRYVDQNGDGIINDQDRVNLGDPFPHMNYSITLNMRYKRWDFGMLGQGVGKRTSRLNGLEGYPVLMDGENNNLGTPRQYYMDNRWTPDNPDSRFPRAWTGASSNAVLSDVWLSNAAYFRVKTLQLGYTIPEIGKSIKNLRIYLNAQDAITFTNWEGLEPERDGGNGNYPRMATYSLGLKLTIL, encoded by the coding sequence ATGAAGCTCGCTGTACTGTTTACAGTCGTTTCCTTTTTCCAGCTTCAGGCGTTTTCGTCCTACGGACAAAAAACGAAAGTGACCCTGCATATGGAAAATGAACCTCTGGAAGAGATATTCAAGGCCATAGAGTCACAGACTGAATACAAGTTCTTTTACAATCTTGACGATGTCGATACCCGAAAAAACGTATCCATTAAAGCGGACAAAAAACAACTCAACCGCATCCTGGACGAACTTTTTAAAAAATCGGATGTCAATTATAAGGTTGTGAACGAACAGATAGTGCTGACCCGGAAAAGGTCCCCGGTTTTCCGCTACGGAAATACCAACAACCTGAGGTATCAGCAGGATATGATATACGGTACCGTCACCGATGAACAAGGCGAACCCTTACTGGGGGTTACCGTTCTTGTCAAAGGGACCAATGTAGGGACTACCACGAATGAAGACGGGTATTACCAGCTCGCGGTCCGGGAAGAAGCCGTTCTTATGTTCAGTATGATCGGTTATAAGAGCGAGGAGATACGCACCGAAGGGCGAACGCAGATCGATATTTTCCTGAAGGAAGCCAGTACCGCCCTGGATGAGGTGGTGGTAACAGGGTACAGTACCATAGAAAAACAGCATGTGGCATCATCTGTGGCCGAAATGAATATGGACCGCGCCGTGAACCGCCCGATATTCAAACTGCAGGAAGCCTTTAGCGGAACCCTTCCGGGAGTAACCCTGCTGCAGGGGAACAACATGCCCGGCGAAGTGCCCGGAACCATTTCCATCAGGGGAATAAGTACATTGCAAAATGAAACTCCCCTGGTGATTATAGATGGAATGGAACAAAGCCTGACGGATATAGACCCTAACCAGGTAAAGAGCATAAGTGTACTGAAAGATGCCGCTTCCGCATCTTTATACGGTTCGCGCGGGGCCAACGGGGTAATCATTATCGAGACCAAACGCGGTACAACCGGGCAGTTCAAGGTAGACCTGCACACCTGGGCAGCCATAAGCGACCCCATAGACCTGCCCGATTTTGTAAATTCGGCAAACTATATGAGGATCAACAACGAGGCCAGGACCATGCAGGGGCAAACACCGTTATTTACCGAGGAAGATATCAGCCAGGCCGACCAGGGGCTTTATCCGGATGTGGACTGGCTTGATGAGATCATGGAAAGAAGGGCGCATTCCTACAACGCTTCCGCAAGTATCTCCGGGGGCGGGGGAGTAGGGACCTTTAACCTGATGTTAGGGTATATTACCGATATGGGGTTAAATGTCAATGAAGGAAGCGAAAAATTCAGCGCCCGGTTCAACACCAATATCAATATAGATGACAAGTTTGTGCTTATGGCCGATTTTTATGCTCACCGGCTACGGGTAGACAGGCTTATGGCTAATACGGACGGTCACGGGTTGTATGAGGATGCCTGGAAAATGAACCCCACACAGGAAATATTTTACGATTCTGATCTTCCGGAGCACTATGTCCTTTATAATGATCTGAATCCGGTAGCATCCATTCATCACGGGGGATTGAGAAATAATATATATGACAGGAGTACCATTAACCTCAGGCCCCGGTATTTTATAACTGATAATTTTTCCATTGACGGTAATGTATCCTATATGATAAACAAATCGGCCTGGAAAGAGAAAAGGCAGACATTTAAATTTTTTGACGGTGACGGCAAGCCTGCAGCAACCTGGGAGAATAGCGTAGGGGCCGAGCAGGGGGTAAGTGTAAGTCAAATTACTGCCAGGGCAAATATCAATTATGAACAGGCCCTTCGGAAGAATCAGGACAAACTCTATCTCATTGCCGGATCGGAGATCATGAATTACAACTATACCGATTATCGCGAGATCAGTAAGGCCTCCTTTTTCGGAAAACTCAATTATTCCTTCGACAACCGCTACATTCTGGAAATGACCGCGCGTACTGACGGCAGTAGCAAGTTTGCTCCGGGGCATCGCTGGGGGTTCTTTCCCTCTGCAGCTTTGGCCTGGAACCTTCATAACGAAGATTTCCTCTCCGGTCTCCGGGAGAACGGCACTATCAATAACCTGAAAATCCGCTTGTCTTACGGCCTTATCGGTAACGAAAATGTCGATCCTTACCTCTGGCAGGAAGTGGTGAACAACTGGGGATGGACCATGCGTGTGCCCAACCCCAACTTTACCTGGGAAAAGCAGCGACAGGGAAATATCGGACTGGATCTTACGGTGTTGAATAACCGGTTGAGTCTCACTGCCGAAGTATATAAAAAACATTCCTATGACCTTATCTACTCCAGTTTTACCGTACCTCCGCTCACGGGATCGCACAGCCTGGAATCCTCGGTGAATATCGGTGAAGTGGAGAACAAGGGCTGGGAGGTCTCGGCAAATTGGAGCGATCAGGCCGGCGATTTCTCATACAGCATCGGCGCCATGTTGTTCGACAACAGGAACAAGGTGCTGAAAGCGGGCTATTCCGAGTCCGATACACTTGTATTTAAAGGAAATGCAGATAAGGTATGGTACAAGGGGATTGCCATAGACAATTTTTACGGATATGAAAGTGACGGCTATTTTCAGACCCGCGAAGAAGTGGAGGCCACCACGGCAAAGTTGCCGAATACTCTTCCCGGGGACATTCGCTACGTGGATCAGAACGGGGACGGTATCATTAACGATCAGGACCGGGTAAACCTCGGTGACCCTTTTCCCCATATGAATTATTCCATTACGCTGAACATGCGTTATAAGCGCTGGGATTTCGGTATGCTGGGACAGGGAGTGGGCAAACGTACCAGCAGGCTTAATGGCCTTGAAGGATACCCGGTGCTCATGGACGGGGAAAACAATAACCTCGGGACACCCCGACAATATTATATGGACAACCGGTGGACACCGGATAACCCGGACAGCCGTTTTCCGAGGGCGTGGACAGGGGCCAGTTCCAATGCCGTACTCAGTGATGTCTGGTTGAGCAATGCCGCCTATTTCCGGGTAAAAACCCTGCAACTGGGCTATACCATTCCGGAAATCGGGAAAAGCATTAAAAACCTGCGTATATACCTGAACGCCCAGGATGCCATCACCTTTACCAACTGGGAAGGCCTGGAACCCGAAAGAGACGGAGGAAACGGCAATTACCCGAGGATGGCAACATACAGCCTGGGACTGAAGCTTACCATTTTATAA
- a CDS encoding FecR family protein, with protein MKDKPKHLIKKFLRDELSVEEAGVLKTWMETPGGKEFLKKEIQLQHLLHASLYHFDEEQAYARTSHTIRRSEKRTATRWGYIRYAAILVVLLGCGYFLYTYMSSNTRELVIPDEQITLELEDGTVQTIVSGERQHIITGTNKTITVQKGDTLHYASVLPQDQLLYNTLRVPYGKTFKLKLSDGTIAHLNAGTRLRFPVKFGEGTRKVFLEGEAFFKVKSDPDNPFLVRTEKMDVTVTGTRFNVSAYQDDPKTKVVLTRGKVGVRGTEETEVTTVLSPGQMGVIDKRTSQITTEKVDVEDYTAWMEGKVIFDNKAFSDVLKILERKYNVTIKNNYTGLNEERFKATFDNETIEQVLHTFTESRLFSYHVRDNVIVIEKPGE; from the coding sequence ATGAAGGATAAACCGAAGCATCTCATTAAAAAATTCCTGCGGGACGAGTTGTCTGTTGAAGAGGCGGGCGTACTTAAAACCTGGATGGAAACTCCGGGCGGAAAGGAGTTCCTGAAAAAGGAGATACAATTACAGCACCTTCTCCACGCTTCGCTATATCATTTTGACGAAGAACAGGCCTACGCCCGCACTTCGCATACGATCCGGCGGTCTGAAAAACGCACCGCTACCCGTTGGGGATATATCCGGTATGCTGCCATACTTGTTGTTCTGCTGGGTTGCGGCTATTTTCTTTATACTTACATGTCGTCGAACACACGGGAACTTGTCATTCCGGATGAACAAATCACCCTGGAACTGGAAGACGGCACCGTACAGACCATTGTTTCCGGAGAACGGCAGCATATCATCACCGGTACCAATAAAACGATAACTGTTCAAAAAGGGGACACCCTGCATTACGCTTCGGTACTTCCGCAGGATCAACTGTTGTACAACACGCTTCGCGTACCGTACGGAAAGACCTTTAAACTAAAACTCTCCGATGGTACAATAGCCCATCTCAATGCAGGCACCCGGTTGAGGTTCCCGGTGAAATTCGGGGAAGGGACCCGAAAAGTTTTCCTCGAAGGCGAAGCCTTTTTTAAGGTAAAAAGCGATCCGGACAATCCTTTTCTGGTCCGGACAGAAAAAATGGATGTTACCGTGACAGGGACCCGCTTCAATGTTTCGGCGTATCAGGATGACCCGAAAACAAAGGTGGTATTGACCCGGGGAAAGGTTGGCGTTCGGGGAACCGAAGAAACAGAAGTCACAACGGTCCTGTCACCGGGACAAATGGGAGTGATAGACAAACGCACATCGCAGATAACGACGGAAAAAGTGGATGTGGAAGACTATACCGCCTGGATGGAGGGCAAGGTGATTTTTGATAACAAGGCGTTCAGTGACGTGCTGAAAATTCTCGAACGGAAATACAATGTGACCATAAAGAACAATTATACCGGGTTGAATGAAGAGCGTTTCAAGGCTACTTTCGACAATGAAACCATAGAACAGGTATTGCACACGTTCACCGAGAGCCGGCTTTTTAGTTATCATGTAAGGGACAATGTTATAGTTATCGAAAAACCCGGGGAATAG
- a CDS encoding RNA polymerase sigma factor, giving the protein MEYFPENETKSISAIRSGSEAAYRSVYLYYYERLCIYVLNFTSDRVVAEDVVQEVFLKLWTRRQQLKPDGSLNGYLYTLAYNEYINIYRKNRQRDRELEVFRLKSLSELLEGNEEAYQEKLSRVKKAIEELPPRCKEVFLLNKQHGLRHKEIAKRLDISVKTVENQVGKAMTQLRKKVTSDSLMLFFFLKKVLKSHNFRKIH; this is encoded by the coding sequence ATGGAATATTTTCCGGAGAACGAAACGAAATCGATTTCAGCTATCCGGTCAGGCAGCGAGGCTGCTTACCGGTCTGTATATCTGTACTATTACGAACGGTTGTGTATTTATGTCCTCAACTTTACTTCAGACCGGGTAGTTGCCGAGGATGTCGTACAGGAGGTCTTTCTCAAACTGTGGACCAGGAGACAACAACTCAAACCGGACGGTTCACTCAACGGCTATTTATACACCCTTGCGTATAACGAATACATAAACATTTACCGTAAAAACAGGCAACGGGACAGGGAACTGGAGGTTTTCAGATTAAAAAGCCTTTCGGAATTGCTGGAAGGTAATGAAGAGGCCTACCAGGAAAAACTAAGCCGTGTAAAAAAAGCTATTGAAGAGCTCCCTCCACGCTGTAAGGAGGTCTTTCTTCTGAACAAACAGCACGGTTTGCGCCACAAGGAAATTGCGAAACGGCTCGATATTTCAGTAAAAACAGTGGAAAACCAGGTAGGTAAGGCCATGACCCAGTTACGAAAAAAGGTGACTTCAGATTCGTTGATGTTGTTTTTCTTCCTGAAAAAAGTGCTGAAAAGCCACAACTTCAGAAAAATACACTGA
- a CDS encoding discoidin domain-containing protein, whose amino-acid sequence MKRKSFFKLIALAAVVMFNSCAPDDTFPGPGEKPEENGYTSAHAYNLNVIYFVASDREFNENYHERLSKIMLEGQQFFGDWMQHWGYGNKTFGLLKNEEQQLVKLHFIQGEKTSDNYPYEGGATAVKAEVDAYFSEHPEEKAGDHNLIIMAVNEKLDEGEEMEVGVPFYGIGRDAYALDYPGMSYDNLGTGGDVGWNATKWIGGLYHEMGHGLNLPHCGSTVSESESSTYGTSLMGPGNSTFGISPTFLAHSSAAIVNNCQVFSREEKAFYTETNAYIDALSAYYDAGDIVVSGSFVSDIPVTDVTYYHKPGTDPGGYRAVTWVNKPGGDNSFSIRMPVSEFKEKENNEYTFSVILNHENGNNTWTGFNYAFVSGVPDIDISIGQQNEYDKSNWQVTDFSSEETVNEDGAAVNIIDNNPQTYWHSRWNTDTPGYPHFLVTDTGEELQAKGFVIHQRVGSRAVKGYEIQVSNDNTSWETVLQGDLEDTYEQVLELPAERTFRYFKFIARSAHDGQQFAALAEIGVYH is encoded by the coding sequence ATGAAACGAAAATCCTTTTTTAAGCTGATAGCCCTGGCGGCTGTTGTAATGTTCAATTCCTGTGCACCGGACGACACCTTTCCCGGTCCCGGTGAAAAACCGGAAGAAAACGGTTATACATCGGCGCATGCCTATAACCTGAACGTTATCTATTTTGTGGCAAGCGACAGGGAGTTCAATGAAAACTATCACGAAAGACTGAGTAAAATAATGCTCGAAGGACAACAGTTTTTCGGCGACTGGATGCAGCATTGGGGCTATGGAAACAAAACCTTCGGACTGCTGAAGAACGAAGAACAGCAACTCGTAAAACTTCATTTCATCCAGGGAGAAAAGACTTCCGACAATTATCCTTACGAAGGGGGTGCCACCGCAGTCAAGGCTGAGGTTGATGCGTATTTTTCAGAACATCCCGAAGAAAAGGCCGGTGATCACAACCTGATCATCATGGCCGTGAACGAAAAACTCGATGAAGGAGAAGAAATGGAAGTGGGAGTCCCTTTTTACGGTATCGGAAGAGATGCCTACGCCCTGGACTATCCCGGTATGAGTTACGATAACCTGGGGACCGGCGGGGATGTAGGCTGGAATGCCACAAAGTGGATCGGGGGACTGTACCACGAAATGGGACACGGCCTGAACCTCCCGCATTGCGGGTCTACGGTATCGGAATCCGAAAGCAGTACATACGGTACTTCACTGATGGGACCGGGAAATTCCACTTTTGGTATCAGCCCTACCTTTTTGGCACATTCCAGCGCCGCCATAGTGAACAATTGCCAGGTTTTTTCCAGGGAAGAGAAAGCCTTTTATACCGAAACCAATGCCTATATAGATGCATTGAGCGCATATTATGATGCCGGTGATATTGTGGTTTCCGGATCGTTTGTAAGTGATATCCCGGTAACAGATGTCACCTACTATCACAAGCCGGGGACCGATCCCGGAGGGTATAGGGCGGTGACCTGGGTGAACAAACCGGGAGGCGACAACAGTTTTTCAATAAGAATGCCGGTGTCCGAATTCAAGGAAAAGGAAAATAATGAATATACGTTCAGTGTTATATTGAATCATGAGAACGGGAACAATACCTGGACGGGTTTCAACTATGCCTTTGTATCCGGTGTTCCGGATATTGATATCAGTATCGGACAGCAGAACGAGTACGACAAGAGCAACTGGCAGGTAACGGATTTCAGTTCGGAAGAAACCGTAAATGAAGACGGGGCGGCCGTCAATATCATAGACAATAATCCGCAGACATACTGGCATTCCCGCTGGAACACGGATACCCCCGGCTATCCCCACTTCCTGGTAACCGATACCGGGGAGGAACTTCAGGCCAAAGGTTTTGTGATTCACCAGCGCGTAGGCAGCCGGGCCGTAAAAGGTTACGAGATACAGGTGAGTAATGACAACACAAGCTGGGAAACCGTATTACAGGGCGACCTGGAAGACACTTATGAGCAGGTTTTGGAACTCCCGGCGGAAAGAACGTTCCGGTATTTTAAATTCATAGCCCGGTCAGCACACGACGGACAGCAATTTGCAGCTTTGGCGGAAATTGGTGTATATCATTGA
- a CDS encoding RagB/SusD family nutrient uptake outer membrane protein: MNKRLIYTLIGAMVLMVSCSDDFLERPPLDELSEDTFWKTEEDLYKAVNGIYNQLPAEGFIYDDGSSDNAHAQYPWESTATEVSSGSITTAANAGWGYIDKRRCNYFLENADAVENADPGLLARYKAEVRFIRAFSYFRMMSKFGAVPLVTTTLNIDEVDVPRTPREEVLDFILNELEAAAEVLPVSYPGGKPDEKGRVTKGAALALKARVHLYEGQWQEAADAARRVMDLGVYDLFKLDTESNINLQDNYSHWVDFDDEADKKRFRLGLRSYEALFHQEYEGNKEVILDRQRIPQVDDNFLNTYLPPGSIGGWSSVTPTQELVNSYNSYKTGEPVTPPSPEQRATWYDSEDPAFEEEFRNRDPRLYATIMFPGSPWNAIEDGFVFEWIQGASNMSQTGYNFRKLVDPKIYRENIGNHANVILIRYAEVLLTYAEAGNELSGPDASVYDALDQIRERAGMPPVDRNFHNTKEKLREVIRNERRVELALEGHRYMDIRRWETAPEVMKDINNIRNTTAQSRIWDAKLYLMPVPQSEIDLSDGIIEQNPGY, encoded by the coding sequence ATGAATAAGCGATTAATATATACACTCATCGGGGCCATGGTTTTAATGGTATCGTGTTCTGACGATTTTCTGGAAAGGCCCCCGCTCGACGAACTTTCCGAAGACACATTCTGGAAAACGGAAGAAGACCTTTACAAGGCGGTCAATGGCATATACAATCAACTGCCGGCAGAAGGTTTTATTTATGACGACGGCTCTTCAGACAATGCCCATGCCCAGTATCCCTGGGAAAGTACCGCAACCGAGGTATCCTCCGGAAGTATAACAACAGCCGCCAATGCCGGTTGGGGATATATCGATAAACGCCGCTGCAACTATTTCCTGGAAAATGCCGATGCCGTGGAAAATGCCGATCCCGGCCTGCTGGCCCGGTATAAGGCCGAAGTCAGGTTTATCAGGGCTTTTTCCTATTTCAGGATGATGAGCAAGTTCGGTGCCGTCCCTCTTGTCACCACTACCTTGAATATTGACGAAGTTGATGTGCCCCGTACCCCGAGGGAGGAAGTACTGGATTTTATCCTGAATGAACTGGAAGCAGCTGCCGAAGTACTTCCGGTAAGCTATCCCGGCGGAAAACCCGACGAAAAAGGCAGGGTCACCAAAGGAGCTGCATTGGCCCTGAAAGCCAGGGTGCATCTCTATGAAGGGCAATGGCAGGAAGCTGCAGATGCCGCCCGCCGGGTCATGGATCTCGGAGTTTACGACCTGTTTAAACTGGATACGGAGAGTAATATCAACCTTCAGGATAACTACAGCCATTGGGTGGATTTTGATGATGAAGCAGATAAAAAAAGGTTCAGGCTGGGATTGCGAAGCTACGAAGCCCTTTTTCACCAGGAATACGAAGGTAATAAAGAGGTTATTCTCGACAGACAGCGCATTCCCCAGGTAGACGACAATTTCCTGAATACCTATCTGCCTCCCGGGTCCATAGGAGGATGGAGTTCCGTAACACCCACACAGGAACTCGTAAACAGCTATAACAGTTATAAGACGGGCGAGCCCGTAACTCCTCCTTCTCCGGAGCAGCGTGCCACCTGGTATGACAGTGAAGACCCTGCTTTTGAAGAAGAGTTCCGCAACCGTGACCCGCGTTTGTATGCTACCATAATGTTTCCCGGCTCTCCCTGGAATGCCATAGAAGACGGTTTTGTATTCGAATGGATACAGGGAGCCTCCAACATGTCGCAGACCGGGTATAATTTCAGGAAACTGGTAGACCCGAAAATATACCGGGAGAATATCGGGAACCATGCCAATGTCATTTTAATACGATATGCGGAGGTACTGCTCACCTATGCCGAAGCCGGAAACGAGTTGAGTGGCCCGGATGCTTCTGTTTACGACGCACTCGACCAGATCAGGGAAAGGGCCGGAATGCCGCCTGTAGACAGGAATTTTCACAACACGAAGGAAAAACTGCGGGAGGTCATCCGGAACGAAAGAAGGGTAGAGCTGGCCCTGGAAGGACACAGGTATATGGATATCAGGCGCTGGGAAACGGCTCCCGAGGTCATGAAAGACATCAATAATATCAGGAACACTACGGCCCAGAGCCGTATCTGGGACGCTAAACTCTATCTGATGCCCGTGCCGCAGTCTGAAATTGATCTGTCTGACGGGATAATAGAACAGAACCCGGGATATTAG